GACCTCAAGGCATTCCGAAAGGTGAAGGAGGGCGGTCCAATGATCTGTGCCTACATCGATGCGGCGCTATCCCGTGCGCACTATGAGCTCATCCAAGATGAGGATCCCTACTATGGCGAGGTGACGGAACTGCCGGGAGTCTGGGCGAGCGGCAAGACGTTGGAGGA
This genomic stretch from Candidatus Methylomirabilota bacterium harbors:
- a CDS encoding type II toxin-antitoxin system HicB family antitoxin, with translation MICAYIDAALSRAHYELIQDEDPYYGEVTELPGVWASGKTLEECRQHLAEVVEGWVMIRIARSLPIPPLGDTQLHLPRELAVA